From a single Hymenobacter sp. YIM 151500-1 genomic region:
- the cysS gene encoding cysteine--tRNA ligase produces MQHPLSLYNTLTRRKDIFTPLNAPFVGVYLCGPTVYSEAHVGNARGPVIFDVLTRYLRHLGYTVRYVRNITDVGHLEGDADEGEDKISKNARARQLEPMQVAEQYAHLYHRHMEALGCLPPDIEPRASGHITEQVQMVQEIIDNGFGYEVNGSVYFDVPAYNAAGRAYGKLSNRVVEELLAGSRDNLAGQDEKRSPLDFALWKRADERHLMRWPSPWSEGFPGWHLECSAMSRKYLGAEYDIHGGGLDLMFPHHECEIAQSQACHRPTNEARVWMHNNMLTVNGQKMSKSLGNFITISELFSGQNATLTQAYSPMTVRFFLLQAHYRSPVDITDDGLQAARKGYRKLMNGLRLLDKLHLPAGTERAADTTAADAELRKLTQDCWQGLNDDLNTARTIASLFNLLRKLNGYAANLPTLAQVSEAALQEATTVFRTLVQEVLGLHDEPRANAEDLLSLTLRFYQEAKDAKDYGKVDDIRAALKTQGIVVKDTKAGVDWAYSEE; encoded by the coding sequence ATGCAGCATCCTCTCTCGCTTTATAATACCCTTACCCGCCGAAAAGATATCTTCACTCCGCTCAATGCTCCGTTTGTGGGCGTGTACTTGTGCGGGCCTACGGTGTACAGCGAGGCGCACGTGGGCAATGCGCGCGGGCCGGTTATTTTTGATGTGCTGACGCGCTACCTGCGCCACCTGGGCTACACCGTGCGCTACGTGCGCAACATCACCGACGTGGGCCACCTGGAAGGCGACGCCGACGAGGGTGAAGACAAAATCAGCAAGAATGCCCGGGCTCGGCAGCTGGAGCCCATGCAGGTGGCCGAGCAGTACGCCCACCTCTACCACCGCCACATGGAGGCCCTGGGCTGCCTGCCGCCCGACATCGAGCCCCGCGCCTCGGGCCACATCACCGAGCAGGTGCAGATGGTGCAGGAAATCATCGACAACGGCTTTGGCTACGAGGTGAACGGGTCGGTGTACTTCGACGTGCCGGCTTACAACGCCGCCGGCCGCGCCTACGGCAAGCTCTCGAACCGGGTGGTGGAGGAGCTGCTGGCCGGCTCCCGCGACAACCTGGCCGGCCAGGATGAAAAGCGCAGCCCCCTGGATTTTGCCCTCTGGAAGCGGGCCGATGAGCGCCACCTTATGCGCTGGCCCTCGCCCTGGAGCGAGGGATTCCCCGGCTGGCACCTGGAGTGTTCGGCCATGAGCCGCAAGTACCTGGGCGCCGAGTACGACATCCACGGCGGCGGGCTGGACCTGATGTTTCCGCACCACGAGTGCGAAATTGCCCAGAGCCAGGCCTGCCACCGCCCCACCAACGAGGCGCGGGTGTGGATGCACAACAACATGCTGACGGTGAACGGGCAGAAAATGAGCAAGTCGCTCGGCAACTTCATTACCATCTCGGAGCTGTTCAGTGGCCAGAATGCCACGCTCACCCAGGCCTACTCGCCCATGACCGTGCGCTTCTTCCTGCTGCAAGCCCACTACCGCAGCCCCGTCGACATCACCGACGACGGCCTGCAAGCCGCCCGCAAAGGCTACCGCAAGCTGATGAACGGCCTGCGCCTGCTGGACAAGCTGCACCTGCCCGCCGGCACTGAGCGGGCCGCCGACACCACGGCCGCCGATGCCGAGCTGCGCAAGCTAACCCAGGACTGCTGGCAGGGCCTCAACGACGACCTGAACACGGCCCGCACCATTGCCAGCCTGTTTAACCTGCTGCGCAAGCTCAATGGCTACGCTGCTAACTTGCCCACGCTGGCCCAGGTGAGCGAGGCCGCTTTGCAGGAAGCCACCACCGTGTTTCGTACGCTGGTGCAAGAGGTGCTGGGCCTGCACGACGAGCCCCGCGCCAACGCCGAAGACCTGCTGAGCCTGACGCTGCGCTTCTACCAGGAAGCCAAAGACGCCAAGGACTATGGCAAGGTGGACGACATTCGGGCGGCCCTTAAAACCCAGGGCATCGTGGTGAAAGACACGAAAGCCGGAGTAGACTGGGCCTACTCGGAAGAGTAA
- a CDS encoding endonuclease/exonuclease/phosphatase family protein: MRRSFAFKCTVLVMLWVLVAIACAQVPAYTFWPATFGALTLPVALALNLGAVLYWLLRRWTVALLPLALAVLTWPHFQRGLAVHPLRVAPASGAVGPQVKVLSANVRIFNVYPQLRDADLGSSRRMVQWVAENPADILCLQEFYNEPAGARTRDGDVFRTVDKIGRQSRRQAFVSKTLTNSIGAEFGLAIFSRFPMVGRGTVHFGQLTQNHAMWADLRLPQGDTIRVYNFHLQSMSLEEQDIVDSYSSRSGFRQKGLSLLRRFKRGAAARHWQVDTLVRRFERCRYPILLCADLNDLPYSYSYDQLADRFQNGWATVGNGVGRTYNGRLPFVRIDNQFASPHFTVDDFWVHYEIPYSDHFPTTATYRLNSKPTGPQ, encoded by the coding sequence GTGCGTCGTTCGTTTGCCTTTAAGTGCACCGTGCTCGTGATGCTGTGGGTGCTGGTGGCTATTGCCTGCGCCCAGGTGCCGGCCTACACCTTCTGGCCCGCAACGTTTGGGGCTCTCACGCTGCCAGTGGCTTTGGCGCTTAATCTGGGAGCGGTGCTGTACTGGCTGCTGCGGCGCTGGACGGTGGCCTTGCTGCCCCTGGCGCTGGCCGTACTTACGTGGCCTCACTTTCAGCGCGGGCTGGCCGTGCACCCGCTGCGCGTAGCCCCGGCCTCCGGCGCAGTGGGCCCCCAGGTGAAGGTGCTGTCAGCCAACGTGCGCATCTTCAACGTGTACCCGCAGCTGCGCGACGCCGACCTGGGTTCCTCGCGCCGCATGGTGCAGTGGGTGGCCGAAAACCCCGCCGATATCCTCTGCCTCCAGGAGTTTTACAACGAGCCGGCCGGCGCCCGCACCCGCGACGGCGACGTGTTTCGCACGGTAGATAAGATCGGGCGCCAGAGCAGAAGGCAGGCCTTTGTGTCGAAGACGCTGACCAACAGCATTGGGGCGGAGTTTGGCCTGGCCATCTTCTCCCGCTTCCCGATGGTGGGCCGGGGCACCGTGCACTTTGGCCAGCTCACCCAGAACCACGCCATGTGGGCCGACCTGCGCCTGCCCCAGGGCGACACCATCCGGGTGTACAACTTTCACCTGCAAAGCATGAGCCTGGAGGAGCAGGATATTGTGGACAGCTACTCCAGCCGGTCGGGGTTTCGGCAGAAGGGGCTGAGCCTGCTGCGCCGGTTTAAGCGCGGGGCGGCGGCCCGCCACTGGCAGGTGGATACGCTGGTGCGCCGCTTCGAGCGGTGTCGCTACCCCATTCTGCTCTGCGCCGACCTCAACGACCTGCCCTACAGCTACAGCTACGACCAGCTAGCCGACCGATTCCAGAACGGCTGGGCCACCGTAGGCAACGGCGTGGGCCGCACTTACAACGGCCGCCTGCCCTTCGTGCGCATCGACAACCAGTTTGCCAGTCCTCACTTCACCGTCGACGACTTTTGGGTGCACTACGAAATTCCTTACTCCGACCATTTCCCCACTACGGCCACCTACCGGCTGAACTCCAAACCGACGGGGCCGCAGTAA
- a CDS encoding M28 family peptidase, producing MKLFRLAPAALAALLLTGCPAKKDTAETETTTTPAAATPAVPAFNADSAYAYVAKQVAFGPRVPNSKAHVQTGDWLVARFKALGLTVREQPFEAMAFDGNMLKSRNLIAQYQPQAPRRVAVFTHWDTRPFADKDKQNKNAPFDGASDGASGVGIVLEMARILAAQPDSLTPGVGVDFILFDAEDYGYDAATQGEKKNLLNGQETWCLGSQYWAKNVVPAGYKPNYGILLDMVGAKDGRFNREGISRKKAPDVVEKVWNTAAELGFSDYFQFTNSPTLTDDHAFTNAAGVRTIDIIDFLPNGEFRPYHHTTQDNLSIIDRRTLKAVGQTVLTTIYKE from the coding sequence ATGAAGCTCTTCCGCCTGGCTCCGGCCGCCCTGGCCGCCCTGCTGCTCACGGGTTGCCCCGCCAAGAAAGACACCGCCGAAACCGAAACCACTACTACCCCCGCGGCTGCCACGCCGGCCGTGCCGGCCTTCAACGCCGACTCGGCCTACGCCTACGTGGCCAAGCAAGTGGCCTTCGGGCCACGGGTGCCCAACAGCAAGGCACACGTGCAAACCGGCGACTGGCTGGTGGCCCGCTTCAAAGCCCTGGGCCTGACGGTGCGGGAGCAGCCCTTCGAGGCTATGGCCTTCGACGGCAACATGCTGAAGTCGCGCAACCTCATTGCCCAGTACCAGCCCCAGGCCCCGCGCCGGGTGGCCGTCTTCACGCACTGGGACACGCGCCCCTTCGCCGATAAAGACAAGCAAAACAAAAACGCCCCCTTCGACGGCGCCTCCGACGGGGCCAGCGGCGTGGGCATCGTTCTGGAAATGGCCCGCATCCTGGCCGCCCAGCCCGACTCCTTGACCCCTGGTGTGGGCGTGGATTTTATCCTGTTCGATGCTGAAGACTACGGCTACGACGCCGCCACCCAGGGTGAGAAGAAGAACCTGCTGAACGGCCAGGAAACCTGGTGCCTGGGCTCCCAGTACTGGGCCAAGAACGTGGTGCCGGCCGGCTACAAGCCCAACTACGGCATCCTGCTGGACATGGTAGGTGCCAAGGACGGCAGGTTCAACCGGGAAGGCATTTCAAGGAAAAAAGCCCCCGACGTGGTAGAGAAGGTATGGAACACGGCCGCCGAGCTGGGCTTCTCCGACTACTTCCAGTTCACCAATAGCCCCACCCTCACCGACGACCACGCCTTCACCAACGCAGCCGGCGTGCGCACCATCGACATCATCGACTTCCTGCCCAACGGCGAGTTCCGCCCCTACCACCACACCACCCAGGACAACCTGAGCATCATCGACCGGCGCACCTTGAAGGCCGTAGGGCAGACGGTGCTGACCACGATTTATAAGGAGTAA